From Nocardia sp. NBC_00416:
TGACGGCGGCCCCCGGACCGTCTGATTGGGTGGTCGCGTGGATGTGACCGACTGGCTCGTACTACTGCCCGCGGCGGCGACCGCCGGCTGGGTGGACGCCGTGGTGGGCGGGGGCGGTCTGATAGTGCTGCCGACCCTGCTGCTGGTGGCGCCCGGCCTCGCCCCGCAGACGGCGCTGGGCACCAACAAGCTGTCGGCGGTCGCGGGTACCGCCGCGGCGGCGGCCACCTTCGCCCGCAAGGTTCCGATCCAGTGGCGGCTGCTGCTGCCCGCCGCGGCACTGGCGGCCGTCACCGCGGCGGCGGGCGCGGCCGCGGTATCGCTCATCGACCGCGACCTGTTCATCCCGATCGTGCTGGTGGTGCTGATCGGGGTGGCGATCTTCGTGACGGCCCGGCCGTCCATCGGGATCACCCTGGCCACCCATCGGCCGTCGCGGCGCAAGGTCGTGCTGGTGGTCGCGCTCGCCGCCGGACTCATCGGCGCCTACGACGGTCTCCTGGGCCCGGGCACCGGAACCTTTCTCATCATCACGTTCGCGACCCTGCTCGGCACCGAGTTCGTCCGGGCGGCCGCGATGGCCAAGGTGATCAACTGCGGCTCGAATATCGGCGCGCTGATCTATTTCGGCGCCACCGGCCATGTGTTGTGGGCGTTGGGCGCGGCGATGGCACTGGCCAATATCGCGGGCGCGGTGGTGGGTTCGCGGATGGCGCTGGAGCGGGGTTCGGAGTTCGTGCGCGTGGTGCTGCTCGTCGTGGTGGCGGCGATGGTGATCCGGCTGGGCTGGCAGCAATTCGGCTGAGCCGACGTGGGCGCACTGCCCGGAATCCGCCGCGGCGGACTAAGTTGTGCAGGGTGAACACGGCGACACCTTCACTCGACTCGGCCGGGCAACCGTCCGGACACGAGATAGATCCGGAATTCACGGACCTCCCGCTGGCGGCGCTGGCGGAGGCGGCGCTGTCCGCGGCCCGCGCGGCCGGCGCCGAACACGCGGACCTGCGGGTGCATCGATTGTGTACGCAGGTGATCCGATTGCGCGACGGCCGCGTGGAGGCGTTGACCGATACCGTCGAACTCGGTTTCGCGGTGCGGGTCGTCGTCGACGGCACCTGGGGTTTCGCCTCGCACGCGGCCCTGAACCGGGATACCGCGGCCGAGGTGGCGCGGTCGGCGGTGACCGTGGCGACCAGCCTGCGTGCACTGAACCGGGAACGCGTCGAACTCGCGGCCGAACCCCGCTACCCCGACGCCCGCTGGGTGTCGGACTACCGGATCGACCCGTTCACCGTCGACTCGGCGGACAAAGTGGCGCTGCTGCGGGACTATTCGGGGCGGCTGACGGCCGCCGACGGCGTCGATCACGTGACCGCGACATTGCTGCAGGTCAAGGAGCAGACTTACTACGCCGACACCGCCGGATCCTCGATCATCCAGCAACGGGTGCGCCTGCAGCCGCAACTGGAGGCGATCACCGTCGATACCGCGTCGGGCGCCTTCGAGACCATGCGGACCCTGGCGCCGCCGGTCGGGCGAGGCTGGGAATACGTCACCGGCGCGGACGGGATCTGGGACTGGGATACCGAATTGAACCGGATCCCGGAGTGGCTCGCCGAGAAGGTGAAGGCCCCGAGCGTGCAGGCGGGCCCGACCGATCTGGTGATCGACCCCACGAACCTGTGGCTCACCATCCACGAGTCCATCGGCCACGCCACCGAGTACGACCGTGCCATCGGATACGAATCCGCCTATGCCGGAACCTCGTTCGCGACACCCGACCTGCTCGGCACGCTGCGGTACGGAACACCGATCATGCATGTCACCGCGGACCGGGTACAGCGGCACGGACTGGCCACCGTAGGTTTCGACGACGACGGGGTGGCCGGGCAACGCTGGGATCTGGTGCGCGACGGGGTGCTGGTGGGCTATCAGCTGGACCGGGTGTTCGCGCCCCGGCTGGGCCTGGATCGGTCCAACGGCTGCGCGTACGCCGACTCCCCGCATCATGTGCCGATCCAGCGGATGGCCAATGTCTCGCTGCAACCCGATCCCGATACCGACACCAGTACCGAGGAACTGATCTCGCGCGTGGACAACGGGATCTACATCGTCGGGGACAAGAGCTGGTCGATCGATATGCAGCGCTACAACTTCCAGTTCACCGGTCAACGTTTCTTCCGGATCCGCGACGGCCGCCTGGACGGCCAGCTGCGCGATGTCGCCTACCAGGCGACCACGACGGACTTCTGGGGGTCGATGGAGGCGGTCGGCGGTCGGTCGACCTGGCAGCTGGGCGGTGCGTTCAACTGCGGGAAAGCGCAACCCGGCCAGGTCGCGGCGGTCAGTCACGGCTGTCCGTCGGTGCTGGTGCGCGGCGTCAACGTGCTCAACACCCGGACGGAGGCGGGGCGATGACAGGGACCGGTGCGGGTGTGCTGCCCGCGGGCGCGGTGGTCGAGCGGGCGCTCGGCCTGTCCCGGGCCGACGAGGCGATCGTGATCGTCACCGACGAATATGAGGCGTCGCTGCGCTGGGCCGGTAATTCGATGACCACCAATGGCGCTTCGGTAGCACGCCGGTGGTCGGTGATCTCGGTGTTCCGGGACGGGCCGCGCTCGGCGCGGGTCGGCAGCGTGGCCTCGACGAGCGTGGATTCCGCCGATATCGAGGCGGTCGTGCGTGCCAGTGAGGAGGCCGCCCGATCCGCCGAACCCGCCCGCGACGCGATGCCGTTGCTGGACGCGCAGTCCGTTCCGGCGGCAACGGAGTGGGAGCAGGGTCCGGACGCCACCGGGATCGAGGTGTTCACCGATCTGGCCGCGGATCTGGCCACCGGATTCGACGGCGCCGACCGCCTCTACGGTTTCGCGCACCATCAGGTGCCCACCACCTGGCTCGGCACGTCCACAGGTGTGCGGCGGCGTTACACCCAGCCGACGGGGTCGGTGGAGATCAACGGGAAGCGCGGCGCGGGCGCCGACCTGGCCAGCGCCTGGGTGGGCGTCGGCACCACCGACTTCGCCGATGTGGACACGCCCGGTCTGCTCGCGGAGCTGTCCCGGCGGCTGGACTGGTCCGCACGCCGGGTCGAACTGCCCGCCGGACGCTACGAAACCCTGCTGCCCCCGTCCACCGTCGCCGATCTGCTCATCTACATGTACTGGTCGATGGAGGGCCGGGGCGCACAGGAGGGGCATACCGCGTTCGCCGCCGCGGGCGGGACCCGGATCGGCGAGAAACTCAGCGATATACCGCTGACCCTGTCCTCGGACCCCGACGCCCCGGGGCTGCAGTGTCTGCCGTTCGTGGCCGTGCAGGCTTCGTCGGAGACGGTGTCGGTCTTCGACAACGGCATGTCGGCCCAGCGAGTGGACTGGCTGCGCGACGGCGCGATCACCGATCTGGTGTATTCCCGCGCCACCGCCGCCGACTACGACGCCTCCCCCACCGTCCCGGTGCAGAATCTCCTGCTCACCGGTGGTTCGTCGGCGACGTTGGACGAGATGATCGCCCGCACCGAGCGCGGACTGCTGCTCACCACGCTCTGGTACATCCGCGAGGTCGACCCGGCCACGCTGCTGCTCACCGGGCTCACCCGCGACGGGGTCTATCTGGTCGAGAACGGTGAGGTCACCGCGGCGGTGAACAATTTCCGTTTCAACGAGAGCCCGCTGGACCTGCTGCGCCGCGTCAGTGAAGCCGGCGCGACGCAGCACACCTTGCCCCGGGAGTGGAAGGACTGGTTCACCCGGACGGCGATGCCGCCGCTGCGGGTCCCCGATTTCCACATGTCCTCGGTCAGCCAGGCGACCTGACCCCCACTGGACACGGGTATCCGTCGCCATCCGGCGATGCCGGCGTCCGCGCCGATCGTTGTCCGGTTCAGACCACGGTGAGGACCCGCGCACCGTCGGCGGTGACGGCGACGGTGTGCTCGGAGTGCGCGGTGCGGGAACCGTCCGCGGAACGGATCGTCCAGCCGTCGGGGTCGGTCACGATCCGGTCGGTCGTCCGGGCGAACCAGGGTTCGAGAGCGAGGGTCAGGCCCGGCTGCAGCCGGAAGCCGCGGCCCGCCCGTCCGGCGTTGGACACATGCGGGTCCTCGTGCATGGTGCGGCCGAGTCCGTGCCCGCCGAATTCGGTGTTGACCGGGTACCCGTGGGCGTGGGCGACCGCGCTGATCGCCGCGGAGATATCGCCGATCCGGTTCCCGGGTGTCGCGGCCGCGATCGCCGCGTCGAGGGCTTCCTCGGTGGCCCGTACCAGCCGCTGATCCTCGGCGTCCGGCGTGCCGACGATCACGGTGCGCGCGGCATCGGCCACCCAGCCGTCGATACTCAGCGCCAGATCCATACTCAGCACATCGCCGTCGCGCAGCGTGTAATCGAACGGGAGCCCGTGCAGTACCGCGTCGTTCACCGAGAGGCAGATCGTGTTCCGGAAAGGACCGCGACCGAACGAGGGCGCGTAGTCCCAGTAGCACGACTGCGCGCCACGCCGCCGGATCTTCTCCCGCACGATCATCTCCAGCTCGAGCAGGTTCACCCCCACCGCGGCCGTCGCGCCCACCTCCGCCAGGATCTCGGCCACGAACGCCCCCGCGACGCGCATTCGTTCGATCTCTTCGGGCGTCTTCAGCTCCACCATCACAACCTCCACCATCTATTGGTATTTCTATACCGTCATTGCGGTACTTTAATACCACTCCTATTCTGGACACCATGGTCCGCCTCCCCCTGACCCCTACTCAGATCGATTCCGGCCGCCGCCTCGGAGTCCGGCTGCGAACAGCCCGTGCCGAACGAGACCTCGCCGACGTGGCCCGCGCGGCGGGTATCTCCCCCGAGACGCTGCGCAAGATCGAGACCGGCCGACTGCCCTCCCCGGGGTTCGGCACGGTGGTCTCCCTCAGCCGCGTACTCGAACTCCCCCTGGAGGAACTCGCCGGGATCTGGACAGCCGACAACCTCGCCGAATCCGCCTGACCCGACCGATTCGCCGCCGAGCGCCCGGCACGGACGACCAGCCGCGGCCGGGCGCCCGGAGATCCCGATCGGCACGATCCGTCACGCCGACGCCGCCGCTCCCGCGGCGACCCGCATCACCGACGCTCGACCCCACGCTCTCCGGGCGAGCCGGAACCCTCTTCTCCTCGGCCACCCGCGCCGGAGCGTCGGCGCCGGCCGCCGGTCCGGGCTCTGCCGAACCGCGCCGGACGCCCCCTTCTCCGGCCCGCACAGCGTCCTGGACCTGCCGGGCTCCCGCCGCATCCGCCTCGGTCAGTTGCCGCGGCCCCGCCTTCGTTCCGGTGTCGATCAGGTCGCCCGCGTCGGCACGAACCTTCCGGACATAGGTCTGGATGTAGTCCGACAAGCGGCCCGCGAACGCGAGGTACTCGTCTGCGACCCGTGACACCAGCGACCCTTCGAACCGTCCGACAAAAACACACCGGTCAGTCTACTAAAACGAGCATGATCAACTTTAGAACGCGCTTATACAGGGCCGCTATCAGCGGGAACATCAGTTTCGGCAGCCGCATCGAGCGTCTGGGCGCCCTGCTGAAACCCGCTCCCGAGACGTTCGGGCATTATCGTCCGCGCCCGCTGAGGCCGGGATCCGCGGATTCACCGCACCGCTGGATCGCGAACTACACGCCCTCGCCCCGGACGACGCCGCGACCGCTCCCGACCCGATTCGGCCGAAGCTCAGATGACGGTGAGTACATCGTCGAGTGTCACCAGCGACAAGTTCCGGGCGCGGATGATGTCGACCAACTGTCCGTAGCAATGAGTGACGGGCGGAAAATTCGCGTGCCCGATCACGATCGTCTGCGGGTTGAAGTACTTGTGCGCACATTCCAGCAGGTACTGCTCGGTGATCAGGCCGGAGTCCGACAGCGAGCCGTACCACATGGCCGGCACGGTGTAGCCCAGGTCGGCGGCGATCCGATCCACCGTGTCGTTGTGCCGTCCGAACGGCGGACGATAATAGGGCGCACCGGTGACACCGAAAGTATTGTGCAAGAACAACTTACAGCGCGACAGTTCGTCGGCCACCGCCGATTCCGCGAGAGTGGTGAGGTCGGCGTGCGCCCAGGTGTGATTGGCGAGCTGGATCTGACCCGCGTCCACCAAGGGGCGCAGTTCGTCCCGGTGGATATGCCAGGAGTCGTAGCAGGCGGTGACGAAGAAGGTGAATCGCGCGCCGGTGTCCTTCGCGAACCGTAGGTAGCCGCCGACGACCTCCGGGCTCACGCCGTCGTCCACCGTCAGCGCCATACTGCTACCCGGACCCGGGAGCGCGGTGAGGGTGGACGGCGGAATCGGGGTACGCGGGCCGCCCGGAGGCGGCGGGAGCAGCGGCTGCCGCACCGGGGGCGGGGCCGCCGCTACCGGAGCGTCCGAAACCTCCGTGACCGCCGACTCGCCCTGAGCCGAGGTACAGCCGGTCAACGCCACGACGGTGCCCGCGGCCATCATCGACAACATCGAACGCCTGTCCATCGTCACCCCGATCCCCTCGCATCGCGCTACCGGATAGACCCACTGACGTGCCGTTTCGCGTTCGGGACTCTACCGGCCGCATCCGAGCGCGAGGCAGACCGCCACGCGGGCGATCCAGGGGTCGCACACATCTCGGATACCGCGATCCATGTCCACCGAGGGAGGTCGGGGGCGGCCGTGCCGGGATCCGGCAGGCCCCCGTGCTACGAGTTGTCCGCGAGACGTGAACGCACTGCTTTCGACAGCCCCCGCAGGACCAGATCATAGGAATGGTCGATCATCTCGCGGAGCTCGTCGTCATCGAGGGAGCCGTCGAGCTCGACCGTATTCCAGTGACGTTTGTTCTGGTGGTAGCCGGGCCGGACCGACCGATGACGGGCCCGCAACTCCAGCGCCAGCGCGGGGTCGCATTTCAGATTCACGGTGCCCCGCGCACCGTCGAGACCGACGAGCGCGAACATCCGCCCGCCGACTTTGAATACGGCGACACCGTCGCCGAACGGATAGTCCTCGATCGCCGCGGGAAATCCGGTGCACAGCTCGAGCACCTCGTCCCGAGTCATGCTCGCACCCCGATCCTTTCGCCGCGGCGCCGATTCCGTCGTCCGCCGCCCCGACGCTGTTCCGACAGCGTACGCCCGCCACCCGGTGGAAACGGGGCGCGGGGCGCGATCGGCGACGAGCCGATTTCTGCCGGCTACGCAACGAATCGAGTCATCTCGACGAGTGCCCCTCAGCCCCGATTTTCGCCGGAAGGTAGCCGACGTCGACCACGCACCTGATCAAAGGCCAGAATGCTCGGCTGATGACCACCGATCTCGTCATCTCGGTCGACGCGGCGGCCGGGATCCGACGCTGGTGCTCTTCTTCACCGACGGCGGATTTCGCGAGAAAGCCAAGATCAGCGCACTCGTGCGCGAGGCCTCGGCACTGCCCGCCTTCTGGCAGTTCGTCGGTCTCGGCGACGCCGATTGCGGAATTCTCTGCAATCTGGACACCATGACCGGACGCCGAATCGACAACGCCGGATTCTTCACCGCCGACGATATCGACGCCATGACCGACGCCGACCTCTACCGTCGGCTACTCGGCGAATTCCCCGACTGGCTCCGCGCCGCGCGGAGCGCGGGAATCGTGACGTGAACCCGATAGACCGGCGAACAAAAGCTCCGGCGGCGACCCGTGCCTCTCGTCCCGCCGGAGGAGACATGGTGACCGCGTACTCTTCCTGACACGCACAGCGCCGGGAAGGCCGGTGGACGCGCCCTACTCGGCGACGATGATCTTGCCTCGGACGTGGGCAGACAAGAGCTCGGCATAGGCCAGCGGCGCTTCCTCCAGGGAGAACCGCCGACCGATGGTGGACGGCAGAGTTCCGGCTATCGCCTGCGCCGCCAACTGATCCAAGTCCCCTGCGCGTGCGCGGCTCAGCACCGTCTCCACGGCGATATCCGCGCGTTCGAAATCAGCCGGGTCGGGGCTGGGGAACGCGGCGTTGAGAAGCCGCCCACCCGGCCCGAGTACATCGGCGACCGCGACGAGCGCGGGGCCGGGTAGCGCCAGGTTCACGACCACGTCCACTCCGCGCGGATACCGCCGCAAGGTTTCGGCGACGGTGTCGACGGCTCGGTAGTCGATCGTCTCGGCAGCACCCAGAGCTCGCAGATAGCCCTGGTCTTCGGGCAGCGCGGTCGCGATCACGTGGAGTCGCGCCGCCGTCAGCAGCGGAACCGCCGCGCCGCCCACGCCGCCTGCGGCGCCGATCACCAGCACCCGTTCGCCGGGCGCGAAACGGCCCGCGCGCACCAGCGCCGCGGCGGTCAGCCCAGGGATCGGCAGAGTGGCCGCGTGGTCCGCGGCCAGTCCGCGCGGCCGGTGCGTGAGCGCGGGGGTGTCCGCCTCGAATACGGCGTACTCGGCCATCGTGCCCGTGGTCAGCGACGGCGGAGTGGACAACATCGCCGCCATCGCCGCTGTCGCGCGGGCCAGTCCCACACCGAACACTTCGTCGTCGACCGCGAAGCGGGTGACACCGGCGCCGAGCTCGGCCACCGTGCCCGCGAAATCACTGCCCGGTATATGGGGAAATGACAACGGCGCCACGTCTTTCATCACACCGCTCAGCGTGCGCAGATCGGCGGGGTTGAGCGCCGCCGCACGCACCGCGACCAGCAGCTGTCCGGGTCCCGGTCGCGGTACCGGGACATCCTCGACGGACAGCACCGCCGGTGATCCGTACTCCCCGGCAATCACAGCGCGCATCAAGTTGACCATGTGGTCATATTGCCACATAAGGTGACCATGCGGTCAAGCTGCTCTAGGATCGGGATATGCCCCGCGCCGACGCCGCCCGCAATCGCAGCCTCGTCATCGATGCGGCTGCCGTGGAACTGGCCGAGCGCGGGATAGAGGTCTCGATCGCACGGATCGCGGCACGGGCCGGAGTCGCCAAGGGCACCGTCTTCAATCATTTCCCCACCAAGGAAGACCTGATCGCGGCCATCTTCGCCGATCAGTTGGCCGCATTGTCGGCCACCGGGGAGGCTCTGCTGACCCAACCCGACCCAGAGCGGGCTCTACTCGAATTCATCATCGCCGGCGCCGAATTACAGGCCGGCGATCGCTCGCTCTGCGCGGCCACCGCGCGCGACCACCCGGCCGTGCGGGCGGCGGCCGACCGACTGGCCGATATCGCCGAGCGCCTCACCGCACAGGCTCGGCAGACCGGCGCGATCCGACCGGATATCACCGGCCGCGATATCGTCCTGCTACTCGGAGCTCCCGCCGTTGTCGCCAGCCCGCTCGCCGGCGCGCGACCGGACCTCTGGCGTCGCTACCTGCACCTGATCCTCGATGCATTGCGCCCGGAAACCGCCCGGCCCCTGCCTGTCGCTGCGCCGACGAGCGAGGATTTCACCCTCGCGTCGAACATTCACGGGGTCGGTTCGCCATAAGTTGGTGCGAATCGGCGGGGGCGACCGCCGACGGCCGTGGCGCGGTCGGCGCCGTCAGCGATATCTCCCGGAGCGGCATCGATCACCGCGTCCAGAATTGTGCGCGACCCTTCCAGATCGGCGATGGCGGCGGTGATGCGGGCGCGCTCCCGCCGTAGGTCTGCGAGCAGGTCCGGGCAGGTGGGGACCAGCCGTTGTTCGTCGGCGCGCAGACAGGGCAACACCGCGGCGATGGTCGCCGTATTGAGCCCGGCCGCCAGCAGCTTGCGGATCCGGCGCACGGTATCGATATCGCTGTCACGGTAATCGCGGAAGCCGCCCGGCCTGCGCACCGGGTCGAGCAGTCCCCGCTGCTCGTAGTAACGCAGCAGCCGTTCCGGTACGCCCGTGCGGTGGGACAGTTCTCCGATTCGCATGTGACCTCGCCCATCCACGCTTGACTCTGACATCCATGTCAGAGTTTAGCGTCCTGTTCATGAGGAACGGTTACGCGATCTTGGGGTCGCTGTGCGCCGGCGTTTTCGTCGTCGGCACATCGGAGTATTCGGTCGCCGGCTTGCTACCGCAGCTCGGCGCTTCGCTGGGGGTTTCGGTCGGCACAGCCGGTCAGGCGGTGACCGCGTACGCGCTGGGCGTGGTGATCGGCGGGCCGCTGGTCGCGATCGCCACCGCCCGGCTGCCGCGCAAGGGCCTGGCAGCGGGGCTGATGGTGCTGTTCGCGGTCGGAAGCGCGATCAGCGCCTGGGCGCCGACATTCGCTCTTCTGCTGGCGGGGCGGGTGGTCTCGTCGCTGAGTCATGCGGCCTTCCTGGCGGTCGCGTTGGTGATGGCCGCTCAGGTGGTGCCCGCCGACCGGGTGGGACGGGCGATCGCGGCGGTGGCGTCCGGATTCACCGTCGCCACACTGTTGGGGGTCCCGCTGGGATCCCTGCTGGGCGAGTGGGCCGGGTGGCGAGCCCCGTTCGTGGTGTTGACGGTGTCGGCACTGGCGACCGCTGCTCTCCTGGTCGTCATGCTGCCGAAGCAGCCCGCGCCGAGCACCAGTATCCGGGAAGAACTGCGGGTGGTGACGCGACGCCCGGTCCTGCTGTCGATCGCGACGACTGCGGTCGGATTCGCCGGCGTAGCCACGGTATTCACCTATATCGCGCCGGCCCTGACCGCGCTCTCCGGATTCTCCGCGCCCGTGGTGTCGGCGCTGCTGTTCGTTTACGGGGTCGGCAGTTTCGCCGGAAACCTGGCGGCGGGACGACTGACCGACCGGTCGTTGAGCGCGACCGTACGCGGCGTCTTCGGCGGGCTGGCCGGGGTTCTTGCCATGTTCCCGATCGCCATCGTGTGGCAGCCTTCGGCCGTACTGATCGTGCTGCTCCTGGGCTTACTGGCGACGGCGACGATCGCGCCGTTGCAGGGCCTGATTCTGCAATACGCGGGCACCGCCCCCACGTTCGCGGTCACGGTGAACGTGGGGGCGTTCAATCTCGGCGCCGCGGCGGGATCGGTGCTGGGCGGTGCGATAGTCGCCGCGGGCGGACTGCGCTGGATCGGTTTCGCCGCGGCCGCACTGAGCGTGGCCGGGCTCGGGCTGTCCTATCCGGCCATCCCGAATACCCCCCGGCCCGCGCAGACCGCGGCGACGGAACCTGTCACCGCCTGAGCGCGCGGCAACGGCCCACCCACGACCGACACCGAGCGCGCCGTCCTGCCGGCGACGACCCCGGTCCCGGGACCGACCCCGGTCCTGGGACCGACCGAAACCGCAGCCGAGTTCCTATTCTTCTGCGCCCCAGACGATTATCTGCGCGCGATAGGTTCCGGCGACACGGTCGGCCGCGAGACCGCTGACGAACGCGAACCTGTTCGCGGCCGTCTTGACGCAGAAGCGGCTCTCCTCGGTGATCGGCAGTGTTTCGACGCTCTGGGTGGAGATGAGTTCCGAGCATTGCTCGCGGGTCGGTCGCCCCGGGTTGTTCCACTGAGCGACAGTAGGTTTGGTGGTGAGGAATCCGCCGCCGAGTCCGTAGACCTCGGCCGGTGGGAAATCCTCGGCAGACGATGCGCTGTCGTAGTCCACCCACATGCTGGCTCCGGTGTTACTGGACAGCACCCGGGGCGGGTCCGCGTCCAGATCGAGGTACGTCAGGTTGACCGGGCCGGAATATCGGACGGGATCCGCGACCGGAGCAGTCGTCGTCGCGGCAGCGCTCGAGGTGGTCGACTGCGGAACAGAACTCGGGCCCGGGGCCGCGGAGATCTCGGACGAGGTGGTGGAGCCGCACTGTACGGCCCCGAAGAGGACGGCGACGAGGGAGACGCCGGCCGCAACCACGGCGGCGATCGCACTCACCGCTGTCCAGAATTCCGTTCGGGTATGCCCGAGGATGCGGCGCTCGGCGGCCTCGCCTCCCGCGGGCGGCGGGGGCTCCGGCGTGCTATCGGTCGGCATTCTCTCTGTCCCCCTGAAATTTACGCGGCCATCGACCGACCCTCGACCGGCGTCGGCGCATAACCCAGTTCGAAACGGCCAGTTTACCGAGAACCGGTTCCGGTGGCGGTCGCTCGGCCGGAGGAAGGCCAGGGTTTCCGTTGGAAGCCGCGACACCGAAACCGGTATTTCCTCGCAGGATTCGAACTGGCAGAGCCCCATCACTGCGCCCAGCGGTCGCCGAGACGCACCACGCTGTATCTGCGAAGCGGGCTCGCCGTATCGCGTCGGCGAACACGATCCGAGTGGGAAGATCGTGACATGACGGTTTGCACCGAGGGTGTCGTGTCGGCTGACGGCACACGCATCGTTTTTCACGCGCAAGGGGCCGGGCCGGCAGTGGTGATCGTCCCCGGCGCGCTGGTCACCGTGGACACGTATCTGGAGCTGGCCGAGCTGCTGGCTCCGGATTACCGGGTCATCGTGGTCGAGCGACGTGGATACAGTCCGAGCGGAAACGGCCCGCGCCCAGCCGAGTTCGCCGCGCAGGCCGCCGATCTGGCGGCGGTCCTTGCCGCAGTCGGTGAACCCGCTTTCGTCTTCGGGCATTCAGCGGGTGGCCTGGTCACTTTGGATGCGACGCATCGGGATCCGTCGATGGTGCGGCGTCTCGCGCTGTACGAGCCCCCGGCCGCGCTCGCCGGCCCCCCGTTGACGCCGACGCTCGAGCAGATCCGGCAGCATATGGCCGACGGGCGGCCCGCCGACGCGATCATCGAATTCTTCACCGCCATCACCGTTCCCGTCCCTCCCCGCGCGGCACTGCAACCGCTCGCGGACGCTCTCGCTTTCCGCGCGTCCGGGTTGGTCACCGACCTCGAATGCCTGACGGCCATGGACCCCGACATCACCTCGTGGTCGGCGATCGAATTGCCCACCCTGCTGCTCGCGGGCGAGATCACCGACCCCTACGGCACCGACAGCGTCGAACTACTCCAGGCAACGCTGCCCAATGCCCGCACCGTGACCTTGCCCTCACAACGGCACCACCCCGACGACATCGGCGCGGTGGCCGGCGCGCTGCGCGGAT
This genomic window contains:
- a CDS encoding TetR/AcrR family transcriptional regulator; the encoded protein is MPRADAARNRSLVIDAAAVELAERGIEVSIARIAARAGVAKGTVFNHFPTKEDLIAAIFADQLAALSATGEALLTQPDPERALLEFIIAGAELQAGDRSLCAATARDHPAVRAAADRLADIAERLTAQARQTGAIRPDITGRDIVLLLGAPAVVASPLAGARPDLWRRYLHLILDALRPETARPLPVAAPTSEDFTLASNIHGVGSP
- a CDS encoding MerR family transcriptional regulator, with protein sequence MRIGELSHRTGVPERLLRYYEQRGLLDPVRRPGGFRDYRDSDIDTVRRIRKLLAAGLNTATIAAVLPCLRADEQRLVPTCPDLLADLRRERARITAAIADLEGSRTILDAVIDAAPGDIADGADRATAVGGRPRRFAPTYGEPTP
- a CDS encoding MFS transporter, with product MRNGYAILGSLCAGVFVVGTSEYSVAGLLPQLGASLGVSVGTAGQAVTAYALGVVIGGPLVAIATARLPRKGLAAGLMVLFAVGSAISAWAPTFALLLAGRVVSSLSHAAFLAVALVMAAQVVPADRVGRAIAAVASGFTVATLLGVPLGSLLGEWAGWRAPFVVLTVSALATAALLVVMLPKQPAPSTSIREELRVVTRRPVLLSIATTAVGFAGVATVFTYIAPALTALSGFSAPVVSALLFVYGVGSFAGNLAAGRLTDRSLSATVRGVFGGLAGVLAMFPIAIVWQPSAVLIVLLLGLLATATIAPLQGLILQYAGTAPTFAVTVNVGAFNLGAAAGSVLGGAIVAAGGLRWIGFAAAALSVAGLGLSYPAIPNTPRPAQTAATEPVTA
- a CDS encoding alpha/beta fold hydrolase, with product MVIVPGALVTVDTYLELAELLAPDYRVIVVERRGYSPSGNGPRPAEFAAQAADLAAVLAAVGEPAFVFGHSAGGLVTLDATHRDPSMVRRLALYEPPAALAGPPLTPTLEQIRQHMADGRPADAIIEFFTAITVPVPPRAALQPLADALAFRASGLVTDLECLTAMDPDITSWSAIELPTLLLAGEITDPYGTDSVELLQATLPNARTVTLPSQRHHPDDIGAVAGALRGFFR